In the genome of Bombus affinis isolate iyBomAffi1 chromosome 7, iyBomAffi1.2, whole genome shotgun sequence, one region contains:
- the LOC126919001 gene encoding probable U3 small nucleolar RNA-associated protein 11 gives MSSWKKAAKATQKTHRERHQPETRKHLGLLEKKKDYIARAKNYQEKQQTLKLLRRRALNKNPDEFYFHMINSKITGGVHREKKKCKNHTPEQIQLMETQDIRYIAHKRNIEAKKINKLQSQLHMIDAANETKNKHIFFVDDSKEVKNFDLAKKLDTHPALISRRTNRPKLSKLKDMKLPDIDEASLRKIESDKHNAYNELQKRIERERELTIIQQKLEMQRALKDKKITKPKLVSKETKDAAPIYKWKFERKR, from the coding sequence ATGTCTTCGTGGAAGAAAGCAGCGAAAGCCACACAGAAGACTCATCGCGAGAGACATCAACCAGAGACTCGCAAGCACTTGGGTCTTttggagaaaaagaaagattatATTGCTAGAGCCAAAAATTATCAAGAAAAACAACAGACTTTAAAACTTTTGCGTAGACGTGCCCTAAACAAAAACCCAGATGAATTTTATTTCCATATGATCAATTCCAAAATTACAGGAGGTGTCcatagagaaaaaaaaaaatgtaaaaatcatACACCGGAACAAATACAGCTAATGGAAACACAAGATATTAGATACATTGCTCACAAGAGAAACATAGAAGCAAAGAAAATAAACAAGCTTCAGAGTCAACTGCATATGATAGATGCTGCAAATGAAACCAAGAATAAACATATCTTTTTTGTAGATGATTCGAAGGAAGTCAAAAACTTTGATCTTGCCAAGAAATTGGATACACACCCGGCATTGATATCCAGACGCACAAACAGACCAAAATTAAGTAaattaaaagatatgaaattacCAGACATAGATGAGGCAAGCTTGAGAAAAATTGAAAGTGATAAACACAATGCTTACAATGAATTACAAAAGAggatagagagagaaagggaattGACTATTATACAACAAAAATTAGAAATGCAAAGAGCACTGAAAGATAAAAAAATTACTAAACCAAAACTAGTAAGCAAAGAAACAAAGGATGCCGCACCCATTTACAAATGGAAATTTGAAAGAAAACGATAA
- the LOC126919018 gene encoding uncharacterized protein LOC126919018: MDNDGGHDDEDEDIFNDDEDDNEKDSEAEEGEDEKVDGSEHENHEVEDEKGEIEDLDDDDDEEDAMISALVYDENENGKKQGKVKKHHQYSEAYDETRITN, from the coding sequence ATGGACAATGACGGTGGCCACGACGATGAAGATGAAGATATTTTTAACGACGATGAAGATGATAACGAGAAGGATAGCGAAGCAGAGGAGGGCGAAGATGAGAAGGTTGACGGAAGCGAACACGAGAATCACGAGGTCGAAGACGAGAAAGGCGAGATTGAAGATTtagatgacgacgacgacgaagaagatGCAATGATCAGCGCGTTGGTTTATGACGAAAATGAGAATGGAAAGAAGCAGGGCAAAGTGAAGAAACATCACCAGTATTCTGAAGCTTACGATGAGACTCGGATTACGAATTAG
- the LOC126919004 gene encoding uncharacterized protein LOC126919004: MRAACLLLFFAVLCIQSSLQRINKRASDSERTLETSVDNDILDLAKNGDSKKNEENWNAKKLQQLLKQVTNSTSNTTTQVTATRQGPCQCGGGVCGCCSRILFDTWKQKACVNVTYDPDEFSFTAKISMNNRVLYTRTISGKNPRPICVPVPRIPIVKACVRFYNIYFQGRNIHTCINMEGKFQDFTIFKVGLDCIRFGVNGLALVKPEDGGGLGQIEFLPGDDDDEDEDDYDYDDDDDDDDDLLDF; this comes from the exons ATGAGGGCTGCCTGTTTGCTACTCTTCTTCGCTGTTCTTTGCATTCAAAGCTCCTTGCAACGGATTAATAAGAGAGCTTCTGATTCGGAAAGAACGTTAGAAACATCCGTAGACAATGACATATTGGATCTTGCGAAAAACGGCGATTCCAAGAAGAATGAAGAAAATTGGAATGCAAAGAAATTACAACAATTGTTAAAACAAGTGACGAATTCTACGTCGAACACCACAACTCAGGTGACCGCTACGAGACAAGGTCCTTGCCAATGCGGAGGAGGTGTCTGCGGTTGTTGCTCTAGAATTTTATTCGACACTTGGAAACAGAAAGCATGCGTGAATGTGACGTACGATCCGGATGAGTTTAGCTTTACCGCGAAGATTTCGATGAATAATAGAGTTCTGTATACAAGAACCATATCTG GAAAGAATCCTCGGCCAATATGTGTGCCAGTGCCACGAATTCCAATCGTTAAGGCGTGTGTTCgattttataacatttatttcCAGGGCAGGAATATTCATACGTGTATAAATATGGAGGGGAAGTTTCAAGATTTCACGATATTTAAG GTCGGATTAGATTGCATTAGATTCGGTGTAAACGGTTTGGCTCTGGTAAAGCCAGAGGACGGAGGTGGATTAGGTCAAATAGAATTCTTGCCAGGTGATGACGATGATGAGGATGAAGACGATTATGattacgacgacgacgacgacgatgacgacgatttACTTGATTTCTGA
- the LOC126918992 gene encoding putative tRNA (cytidine(32)/guanosine(34)-2'-O)-methyltransferase — protein sequence MGKTSKDKRDIYYRRAKEEGWRARSAFKLLQIDNECHILDGVNKAVDLCAAPGSWSQVLSRRLNENYKKALETGNAMPPKIVAVDLQAMAPMEGVIQIQGDITNINTAKQIISHFDNEQADLVVCDGAPDVTGLHDMDIYIQSQLLLAALNITTHILRQGGTFVAKIFRAKDVTLLYAQLKIFFPYVYCTKPSSSRNSSIEAFVVCKDYSPPEGYEPHMLNPLLTHEPCDFNELTGVNRVIVPFVVCGDLSQPDSDTCYPLDFEGKEYTYHEPVQTPIAPPYQEALTLLEDRDTDFRRFDVNVVVDNLNSMTIADFKKQAKQKHKEINDNKVTKQQDNKNDDNNEDILGLDQLMSAHLSDESDNKDNTT from the exons ATGGGAAAAACATCGAAAGATAAACGAGATATTTATTATCGACGAGCGAAAGAAGAAGGATGGAGAGCAAGGAGCGCTTTCAAATTGCTTCAAATAGATAACGAGTGTCATATTTTAGATG GAGTTAACAAAGCTGTGGATCTGTGTGCTGCACCTGGTAGCTGGAGTCAGGTTTTATCGCGAAGATTAAA CGAGAATTACAAAAAGGCTTTGGAAACAGGAAATGCAATGCCTCCAAAAATAGTTGCGGTTGATTTACAAGCGATGGCACCAATGGAAGGGGTGATTCAAATTCAAGGAGACATTACCAACATTAACACTGCAAAGCAAATTATTTCTCATTTTGACAATGAACAGGCTGATTTGGTAGTTTGCGACGGAGCACCAGatg TTACAGGTTTACACGATATGGACATTTATATTCAATCACAATTATTACTAGCAGCTCTAAACATTACTACTCATATACTAAGGCAAGGAGgcacgtttgtagcaaaaataTTCAGAGCTAAGGATGTGACATTACTATATGCTCAGTTAAAGATATTTTTCCCCTATGTTTATTGCACAAAGCCTAGCAGTTCTCGTAATTCTAGCATTGAAGCATTTGTAGTCTGTAAAGATTATTCACCACCTGAGGGTTATGAACCTCATATGCTGAATCCTCTCTTAACGCATGAGCCGTGTGATTTTAATGAACTTACAGGAGTTAACAGAGTCATTGTTCCATTTGTTGTTTGTGGTGATCTTAGTCAACCCGATTCTGATACGTGTTATCCACTGGAT TTTGAAGGGAAAGAATACACATATCATGAGCCAGTACAGACACCGATTGCACCACCATACCAAGAAGCATTGACTCTATTGGAGGACAGAGATACCGATTTTAGAAGATTCGATGTTAATGTAGTAGTAGATAATCTAAATTCCATGACCATTGCAGACTTTAAAAAGCAAGCGAAGCAGAAACATAAGGAGATAAATGACAATAAGGTGACCAAGCAGCAAGACAACAAAAACGATGATAACAACGAAGATATATTGGGTCTTGACCAATTAATGTCTGCCCACTTATCTGATGAATCTGATAATAAAGATAATACGACGTAA
- the LOC126918967 gene encoding uncharacterized protein LOC126918967: MAPVETNRTCYVCKKLFCCASCRERHEEKKHKKRQPNCPFCMNEKFSFKSFEDKVLLCHIAITHLPLYCYLCGEIFKQTKDLESFGTCKWWKSQHRYSLVSKEQRSVLGTPPLASEEKASCENSSNFGSLTSPPELYRNTSTPMVIGQKTNLDFKTPSAPNFSLKTPKTNSALKSSLKSDNSSNYMSCPSATIHEETLFHSLPLNQENKEFPRGKSKNLGIMKNKDNSNPSECYTDNNCIEDMELTNVEDEVLPDSQALEMHQGEKRSDSLKKVRFSDQYEIPSEASPMVALNVTENEDYYETYNTLSDMKESLEKSQIKIYEDNAKNIQKEYRSPEKVNVKNDQQPDDSSRIVMMVVMESSTKMTTSDLIESSLKKLERIASNTNLSTKSNSSPGCSSSVVSVGSYYTASSHNCYSSSNELSSPSSRDSSTSSNNTDDSKSGGILSAVANAVKNVMRNLAIGSYKNVEKEQVLSKEGVAPTSSTSEASSSLSNFTPSFLQRSGKRPRDDIENAPPPQTSTEFTIPQTDLRSPVAKRHRGWYKIKGREPIARMRNNRQLTSQRGVSSETQVFHQGSLSVGNTVLPLPDRAHQSTQTE; the protein is encoded by the exons ATGGCTCCAGTTGAG ACAAACCGAACTTGTTACGTGTGCAAGAAATTATTCTGCTGCGCGTCGTGCCGGGAACGACATGAggagaaaaaacacaaaaaacgGCAACCGAACTGTCCATTCTGTATGAACGAGAAATTTTCGTTCAAGTCCTTCGAAGATAAAGTTCTTCTCTGTCACATAGCAATCACGCACTTGCCTCTATATTGTTATTTGTGTGGTGAGATTTTCAAACAGACTAAAGATTTGGAATCATTTG GCACTTGCAAATGGTGGAAATCACAGCATCGGTATTCATTGGTGTCCAAAGAACAAAGATCCGTACTGGGTACACCACCTTTGGCTTCCGAAGAAAAAGCATCGTGCGAAAACAGTAGCAATTTCGGTTCATTGACCTCTCCTCCTGAACTTTATAGAAACACAAGTACGCCTATGGTCATCGGCCAAAAGACGAATTTAGATTTTAAAACACCGAGTGCTCCGAATTTCTCCTTGAAAACACCAAAAACTAATTCCGCGTTGAAAAGCAGTTTGAAATCTGACAATTCGAGCAATTACATGAGTTGCCCGTCTGCCACTATTCACGAGGAAACCCTCTTCCATTCTCTGCCACTGAACCAGGAAAATAAAGAATTTCCCCGAGGTAAATCGAAAAATCTAGGAATCATGAAGAACAAAGATAATAGTAACCCAAGTGAATGTTATACGGACAATAATTGCATAGAAGATATGGAATTAACGAATGTTGAGGATGAAGTGTTACCAGATTCTCAAGCTCTGGAAATGCATCAAGGAGAGAAACGATCAGATTCTCTAAAGAAAGTTCGATTTTCGGACCAGTATGAGATTCCATCAGAAGCTAGTCCCATGGTTGCTCTCAATGTAACGGAGAACGAAGACTACTATGAAACGTACAATACGTTGTCCGATATGAAAGAGTCTCTGGAGAAATCGCAGATCAAGATTTACGAGGATAATGCCAAGAATATACAAAAAGAATATCGTAGTCCGGAAAAAGTAAATGTGAAAAACGATCAGCAGCCAGATGATTCCTCGCGGATAGTGATGATGGTAGTCATGGAAAGCAGTACTAAGATGACGACATCTGATCTAATAGAGTCTAGTTTAAAGAAACTGGAACGTATCGCTTCTAATACAAATCTTTCAACCAAAAGCAACAGTTCCCCTGGTTGCAGTAGCTCGGTGGTCTCTGTTGGTAGTTATTATACCGCTTCTAGTCATAATTGTTATTCCTCGTCAAATGAATTAAGCAGTCCTAGTAGTAGAGATTCAAGTACTTCAAGTAATAATACGGATGACAGTAAGTCCGGTGGAATTTTATCCGCGGTCGCCAACGCAGTGAAAAATGTCATGAGAAATTTGG CAATCGGTTCCTACAAGAATGTCGAAAAAGAACAAGTTCTTTCAAAAGAAGGCGTTGCACCGACATCCTCCACTTCAGAGGCCTCAAGTTCTTTATCAAATTTCACACCTTCCTTTTTACAAAGATCAGGAAAACGACCAAGAGATGATATCGAAAACGCACCTCCGCCGCAAACGTCAACGGAATTCACTATCCCTCAGACTGATTTGCGCAGTCCCGTTGCGAAACGACACCGTGGATGGTATAAAATTAAAGGGCGAGAACCGATTGCGAGAATGCGAAACAATCGACAACTTACATCCCAGAGAGGAGTGTCGTCGGAAACTCAGGTTTTCCATCAGGGATCGTTATCGGTTGGAAACACAGTTCTACCTCTTCCCGATAGAGCCCACCAATCTACGCAAACCGAGTGA
- the LOC126919009 gene encoding uncharacterized protein LOC126919009 — protein MNSKVCGVLISFWLRLIFYWTGVATEGRSKGFLAYRTVQTFQTYCTCNTSYSCSCCQSVFILYTKAEKKLCVNLTYQRNGLNIDMALNSDTLRSRTITNYKPLKFCTNIPGCYFSSACVNILELNKFPRSITACLRLDIFSKKRLWQLNYDCISISMDLPTIPGNGTTSTTMNAGMTSAMSTQTTTMRAVETEETTSTDVEIITVPGSRPTTVVDID, from the exons ATGAATTCCAAAGTATGTGGCGTCCTGATTTCATTTTGGTTACGTTTAATTTTTTATTGGACGGGTGTTGCTACGGAAGGAA GATCTAAAGGGTTCTTGGCTTATAGAACTGTTCAGACGTTTCAGACATATTGTACCTGTAACACATCTTATTCTTGCTCCTGCTGTCAAagtgtttttattttatacaccAAAGCTGAAAAAAAGC TTTGTGTTAATCTTACTTATCAAAGAAATGGACTAAATATTGATATGGCGTTGAACTCCGATACATTAAGAAGTAGAACAATCACAAACTATAAGCCATTAAAGTTCTGCACTAATATACCAGGATGTTACTTTTCATCTGCATGTGTAAATATATTGGAACTCAATAAATTTCCCAG ATCAATCACTGCTTGCCTTCGACTGGATATCTTCTCTAAGAAACGACTATGGCAACTAAATTACGATTGCATTAGCATATCGATGGACTTGCCTACAATACCAGGTAATGGAACGACGTCGACGACGATGAACGCAGGAATGACATCGGCAATGAGCACTCAAACGACGACGATGAGAGCGGTGGAAACTGAAGAAACTACATCAACGGATGTAGAAATAATAACAGTACCAGGAAGTAGACCAACAACAGTTGTGGATATTGATTAA